One window from the genome of Mycolicibacterium gadium encodes:
- a CDS encoding mycofactocin-coupled SDR family oxidoreductase, which translates to MNRRLAGRVAFITGAARGQGRAHAVRMAREGADIIAVDIAGPLPASVPYPSATPEDLKETVRLAEASGGRVLSAAVDTRDHDGLRKVVDDGVAEFGRLDIIVANAGITAPHAWNAITHQEWRDVIDINLTGTWNTVMAGAQHIVDGGRGGSIILISSAAGVKFQPFMIHYTASKHAVTGMARAFAAELGTHSIRVNSVHPGPVVTEMGSPEMVEAIAKAAEVVGNHALLNVLTPFLPTWMAQPEDIADAVCWLASDESKMVTAQAISVDQGSTQF; encoded by the coding sequence ATGAACCGAAGACTCGCCGGCAGGGTGGCATTCATCACCGGGGCAGCGCGTGGCCAGGGCCGCGCACATGCGGTCCGAATGGCCAGGGAAGGCGCCGACATCATCGCCGTCGACATCGCCGGCCCGCTGCCCGCGAGTGTGCCCTACCCGTCGGCGACACCGGAGGACCTCAAGGAGACGGTGCGGCTGGCCGAGGCCTCCGGGGGCCGCGTCCTATCGGCCGCGGTCGACACTCGCGACCACGACGGGCTGCGCAAGGTCGTCGACGACGGCGTCGCCGAGTTCGGCAGGCTCGATATCATCGTCGCCAACGCCGGAATCACCGCGCCGCACGCCTGGAACGCCATCACTCACCAGGAGTGGCGCGACGTCATCGACATCAACCTCACCGGCACCTGGAACACCGTGATGGCCGGCGCGCAGCACATCGTCGACGGTGGCCGGGGCGGGTCGATCATCCTGATCAGCTCTGCTGCCGGAGTCAAGTTCCAGCCGTTCATGATTCACTACACCGCCAGCAAGCACGCCGTCACCGGGATGGCCCGGGCGTTCGCCGCCGAACTCGGCACGCATTCGATCCGTGTCAACAGTGTGCACCCGGGCCCCGTCGTCACGGAGATGGGTTCCCCGGAGATGGTCGAGGCGATCGCCAAGGCGGCGGAAGTCGTCGGCAACCACGCGCTGTTGAACGTGCTGACGCCGTTCCTGCCGACCTGGATGGCTCAGCCCGAAGACATCGCCGACGCCGTCTGCTGGTTGGCCAGCGACGAGTCGAAGATGGTGACAGCCCAGGCGATATCGGTCGACCAGGGTTCGACGCAGTTCTGA
- a CDS encoding acyl-CoA dehydrogenase family protein: protein MTTSEVSDDDFQEILAQTRTFVRTAVVPREQEILADDRVPDDLREHAKKMGLFGYAIPQEWGGLGLNLAQDVELAMELGYTSLALRSMFGTNNGIAGQVLVGFGTDEQKARWLEPMATGDVVASFALTEPGAGSNPSGLRTKAVRDGSGDDWIINGQKRFITNAPTANLFIVFARTRPADDDGAGIAVFLVPADAPGVVVGTKDAKMGQEGAWTSDVSFDDVRVSASALIGGSEDIGYRAAMISLARGRVHIAALAVGTAQRALDESVAYAATATQGGTPIGNFQLVQAMIADQQTGVLAGRALVRETARAWVSGEDRRIAPSAAKLFCTEMVGQVADLAVQIHGGSGYMREVPVERIYRDVRLLRLYEGTSEIQRLIIGANLVKAAQRDKA, encoded by the coding sequence ATGACCACGTCCGAAGTCAGCGACGACGACTTTCAGGAGATCCTGGCGCAGACACGCACCTTCGTCCGCACTGCCGTCGTCCCACGCGAGCAGGAGATCCTGGCCGACGACCGCGTGCCCGACGACTTGCGCGAGCACGCGAAGAAGATGGGATTGTTCGGCTATGCGATTCCGCAGGAGTGGGGCGGGCTCGGCCTGAACCTCGCGCAGGACGTCGAGTTGGCGATGGAGCTGGGCTACACGTCGCTGGCGCTGCGGTCGATGTTCGGCACCAACAACGGCATCGCCGGGCAGGTTCTCGTCGGGTTCGGCACCGATGAACAGAAGGCGCGCTGGCTCGAGCCGATGGCCACCGGCGACGTCGTCGCCTCGTTCGCGCTGACCGAACCGGGCGCCGGGTCGAATCCCTCCGGTCTGCGGACGAAGGCGGTCCGCGATGGCTCAGGAGACGACTGGATCATCAACGGCCAGAAGCGTTTCATCACCAACGCACCGACCGCGAACCTGTTCATCGTGTTTGCGCGTACCCGCCCGGCCGACGACGACGGCGCGGGCATCGCGGTGTTCCTCGTGCCCGCCGACGCGCCCGGCGTGGTCGTCGGCACCAAAGACGCAAAAATGGGCCAGGAAGGCGCATGGACATCGGACGTCAGCTTTGACGACGTTCGCGTGTCCGCCTCCGCGCTCATCGGCGGCAGTGAGGACATCGGATACCGGGCCGCCATGATCTCCTTGGCCCGTGGCCGCGTCCACATCGCCGCGCTGGCCGTGGGCACCGCGCAGCGCGCCCTCGACGAGTCCGTCGCCTACGCGGCGACGGCCACCCAGGGCGGCACACCGATCGGCAACTTCCAGCTCGTGCAGGCAATGATCGCCGATCAACAAACCGGCGTGCTCGCCGGCCGAGCCCTGGTGCGGGAGACCGCACGGGCGTGGGTCAGCGGAGAAGATCGTCGGATCGCGCCGTCCGCGGCGAAGCTGTTCTGCACCGAAATGGTCGGCCAGGTAGCCGATCTCGCGGTCCAGATCCACGGCGGAAGCGGTTACATGCGCGAAGTGCCCGTCGAGCGCATCTACCGCGACGTCCGCCTGCTGCGGCTCTACGAGGGCACCAGCGAGATTCAGCGGCTCATCATCGGGGCGAACCTCGTCAAAGCAGCACAAAGGGATAAGGCATGA
- a CDS encoding MaoC family dehydratase: protein MKTFSGLDELIAAQGSQLGPTEWLEVTQDRVNTFADATDDHQWIHVNPERAANGPFGGTIAHGLLTLSLIPHFSHQLYTVENITMAINYGYNKVRFITPVKVGAKIRARAELTKVDQLDGGAQATMTTTVEIEGSDKPAAVAESIVRFLA, encoded by the coding sequence GTGAAAACCTTCAGTGGGCTCGATGAGCTGATCGCGGCGCAAGGCAGCCAGCTCGGTCCGACGGAGTGGCTCGAGGTCACGCAGGACCGCGTCAACACATTCGCGGACGCCACCGATGATCATCAGTGGATCCATGTCAACCCCGAACGCGCGGCCAACGGCCCGTTCGGCGGAACGATCGCTCATGGATTGCTGACACTGTCACTGATTCCGCACTTCTCCCACCAGCTGTACACGGTCGAGAACATCACGATGGCAATCAACTACGGCTACAACAAGGTTCGCTTCATCACGCCGGTCAAGGTGGGCGCCAAGATCCGGGCCCGCGCAGAGCTCACGAAGGTCGATCAGCTCGACGGGGGAGCGCAGGCGACGATGACGACGACCGTGGAGATCGAGGGCTCGGACAAGCCCGCCGCCGTGGCGGAATCGATCGTCCGCTTCCTGGCGTAG
- the fabG gene encoding 3-oxoacyl-ACP reductase FabG: MSLLSGRTAVVTGGAQGLGYAIAEQFIAEGARVVLGDLDLGATEAAAKQLGGEQHALAVRCDVTKADEVDALVAAATERFGGLDVMVNNAGITRDATLRKMTEDQFDQVIAVHLKGTWNGTKAAAAIMRENNRGAIVNMSSISGKVGLIGQTNYSAAKAGIVGMTKAAAKELAHLGVRVNAIQPGLIRSAMTEAMPQHIWDQKLAEVPMGRAGEPAEVAKVALFLASDLSSYMTGTVLEVTGGRHV; this comes from the coding sequence GTGTCGTTGCTGAGCGGTCGGACCGCGGTCGTCACCGGAGGCGCGCAGGGCCTCGGGTACGCGATCGCGGAGCAGTTCATCGCCGAGGGTGCGCGTGTCGTGCTCGGTGATCTGGACCTCGGCGCAACCGAGGCGGCGGCGAAACAACTCGGGGGAGAGCAACATGCGCTCGCCGTTCGCTGCGATGTGACGAAGGCCGATGAGGTGGATGCGCTCGTCGCCGCCGCGACCGAACGGTTCGGTGGCCTGGACGTCATGGTCAACAACGCCGGGATCACGCGCGATGCGACGCTCCGCAAGATGACCGAGGACCAGTTCGACCAAGTGATCGCCGTCCACCTGAAGGGCACGTGGAACGGCACCAAGGCGGCGGCGGCGATCATGCGCGAGAACAACCGCGGCGCGATCGTCAACATGTCGTCGATCTCGGGCAAGGTCGGCCTGATCGGCCAGACCAACTACTCGGCGGCCAAGGCGGGCATCGTCGGTATGACGAAAGCGGCCGCAAAGGAGCTGGCCCATCTCGGAGTGCGGGTCAACGCGATCCAGCCGGGGCTCATCAGATCCGCGATGACCGAGGCTATGCCCCAACATATTTGGGACCAGAAGCTGGCGGAGGTACCGATGGGTCGCGCTGGTGAACCGGCGGAAGTGGCCAAGGTCGCGCTGTTTCTCGCCAGCGATCTGTCCTCGTACATGACCGGCACCGTCCTCGAGGTCACAGGTGGGAGGCACGTATGA